A stretch of DNA from Bacillus sp. Marseille-Q1617:
GATGAAGTGATTGAACAGCTCATCCAAGATTACTCGACAGGGAAGGTCTTGAAATTTACGTTCGTGGGTGAATCGACCGGGCAGCCGCTGATCACCTCCCTGATCAGAAAATTCGACCTTGAAGTGAATATCCTTCAGGGGCAAATATCCCAGACACAAAAAGGTGCATACGGCACATTGTTCGTTCATCTGGACGGAGCGGAATCCCAGCTTAAAGAAGCCCTTGCGTTTGCCGAAAGCCAGTTGGTGAAAGTGGAGGTGATGGCAGGATGATCGAAACGATCTTTCCGAATGTCGATTGGGAAAAGCTCTGGGAAGCAACACTGGAAACCCTTTATATGACGGGGATGTCCGTCCTTATCACGTTTGTATTGGGTATCATTCTCGGGATCCTTTTATTTTTGACATCCAAAGAAAATCTTTGGGAAAACAAACTCACTTACACTGTAACAAGCGCTGTCGTGAATGTATTCAGGTCGATCCCGTTCATCATCTTGATCGTCTTGCTGATCCCGTTCACGAAGTTCTTGCTTGATACAATCCGCGGTGCAAATGCAGCTCTGCCGGCACTCATTATCGGGGCTGCGCCGTTTTACGCCAGAATGGTCGAAATCGCCCTGAGGGAAGTAAACAAAGGCGTCATTGAAGCAGCAAAGGCAATGGGCGCTAAGACAAGTACAATCATAATCAAAGTGCTCATTCCGGAATCGATGCCGGCGCTCATATCGGGTATTACGGTGACGGCCATCGCCCTTGTCGGATATACCGCTATGGCAGGGGTCATAGGGGCAGGGGGACTTGGGAACCTTGCTTACCTGGACGGTTTCCAGCGCAGCAGGGATGATGTCACTCTGGCATCTACGATCATGATCCTCGTGATCGTGTTCGGAATTCAATTCATTGGTGATTTCTTTACAAAAAAATTAGATAAACGCTAAAAGGAGAGAACAACATGAAAAAATGGTTAGCAGGAGCAGTAGCAGCAGCAAGTATTTTTGGATTGGCCGCTTGCGGAAATGATTCAGGAGCGGGAAGCG
This window harbors:
- a CDS encoding methionine ABC transporter permease, giving the protein MIETIFPNVDWEKLWEATLETLYMTGMSVLITFVLGIILGILLFLTSKENLWENKLTYTVTSAVVNVFRSIPFIILIVLLIPFTKFLLDTIRGANAALPALIIGAAPFYARMVEIALREVNKGVIEAAKAMGAKTSTIIIKVLIPESMPALISGITVTAIALVGYTAMAGVIGAGGLGNLAYLDGFQRSRDDVTLASTIMILVIVFGIQFIGDFFTKKLDKR